The following coding sequences are from one Triticum dicoccoides isolate Atlit2015 ecotype Zavitan chromosome 4A, WEW_v2.0, whole genome shotgun sequence window:
- the LOC119289041 gene encoding uncharacterized protein LOC119289041, with product MMSIRPRPRQVVHLAAYESYQAAGNQYTGAMATFDVYGFPNLVKGESSSAQIWVINKGNGESDNVNKIMSGWEVNPDIYGDSKTHFFVFWTADGEDETGCYNLNCLGFVPVNGAPITPGDSLELPHGQTRISLKIYKSRDDGDWWLYYGNDNIGLTRVGYWPKDLFTTLSGHATVIAWGGMTTSYEGRSSPPMGNGKWAGRESATVRNIQYVDTSGGGYDPPTWPAGLHIVETHRNCYRATTFGDGMFHYGGPGGCVR from the exons ATGATGTCAATCCGGCCAAGACCGAGACAAGTTGTGCAT CTTGCAGCATATGAATCGTACCAAGCCGCTGGAAACCAATATACTGGTGCTATGGCCACTTTTGATGTCTATGGTTTTCCAAACTTGGTCAAGGGTGAATCAAGTTCAGCCCAAATCTGGGTAATAAATAAAGGAAATGGTGAAAGCGACAACGTCAACAAAATTATGTCTGGATGGGAG GTCAATCCAGACATCTATGGTGATAGCAAAACACATTTTTTCGTATTTTGGACG GCTGATGGGGAGGATGAGACCGGATGCTATAACTTGAATTGTCTAGGCTTTGTGCCTGTAAATGGGGCTCCTATTACGCCGGGAGATAGCCTAGAGCTACCACATGGGCAAACGAGAATCTCACTCAAGATATATAAG AGTAGAGACGATGGAGATTGGTGGTTGTACTACGGAAATGATAACATTGGTCTTACTAGGGTGGGATATTGGCCAAAGGATCTTTTTACCACCCTGTCAGGCCATGCCACAGTTATAGCATGGGGTGGAATGACCACGTCTTACGAAGGACGTTCTAGTCCTCCGATGGGCAATGGGAAATGGGCTGGAAGAGAATCAGCAACAGTTCGAAATATTCAGTATGTTGATACAAGTGGTGGAGGTTATGACCCCCCTACATGGCCTGCTGGTCTCCATATTGTTGAAACACACAGAAACTGCTATCGTGCTACCACTTTTGGTGATGGCATGTTCCACTATGGGGGTCCGGGTGGTTGTGTTCGTTAA